The proteins below are encoded in one region of Methanothrix sp.:
- a CDS encoding DUF1646 family protein has translation MALQPTPVDIGLFAIVLIVLVGPFMVRKIEHNLEAFLFVMGVLAVTLSGFESKEVLEQIYINNPEAVEKIGWHMELVMEAIKEPIIKGIVPAVLVAGLLFHYGRTTAQRAMARILEVVPLKVIVFLMVVILGLSSSIITAIIASLLLVELVNCMPLDRKTKINVVIIACFSIGLGAVLTPVGEPLSTIAITKLQGPPYNAGFFFLFNRLAVYIIPGCLAMGLLAMFFTGKAAKEACAVAAEEGAGLRDVFVRALKVYIFVMALLLLGGGMKTVIDKYLLTVPPQILYWVNMISAILDNATLTAAELSPSMDIVQIQAVLMGLLISGGMLIPGNIPNIISAGKLNITSKEWAKLGVPLGLILMVLYFIWVFYIPFHIEFHL, from the coding sequence ATGGCATTACAGCCGACGCCCGTTGATATCGGGCTATTTGCGATAGTTCTGATTGTGCTCGTTGGTCCATTCATGGTGAGAAAGATAGAGCACAACCTGGAGGCGTTTCTTTTCGTGATGGGCGTGCTCGCAGTGACCCTATCTGGATTCGAGAGCAAGGAGGTTCTTGAGCAGATATACATCAACAACCCTGAGGCAGTGGAGAAGATAGGCTGGCACATGGAGCTCGTCATGGAGGCCATAAAGGAGCCGATCATAAAGGGCATCGTGCCTGCTGTCCTGGTTGCGGGTCTGCTCTTCCATTATGGGAGAACAACTGCTCAGAGGGCCATGGCCAGGATCCTTGAGGTAGTTCCCCTGAAGGTTATTGTCTTCCTGATGGTCGTGATACTCGGCCTCTCGTCAAGCATAATAACCGCGATCATAGCATCCCTTCTCCTAGTCGAGCTCGTCAACTGCATGCCTCTTGACAGGAAGACGAAGATAAACGTAGTGATCATCGCGTGCTTCTCGATAGGCCTCGGCGCTGTTCTCACTCCTGTAGGCGAGCCGCTCTCGACCATAGCGATCACCAAGCTTCAGGGCCCGCCATACAATGCTGGGTTCTTCTTCCTCTTCAACAGGCTCGCGGTGTACATAATTCCAGGCTGCCTGGCGATGGGACTTCTCGCGATGTTCTTCACAGGGAAGGCGGCGAAGGAGGCATGTGCAGTTGCAGCTGAGGAGGGCGCAGGCCTGAGGGACGTCTTCGTCAGGGCTCTTAAGGTCTACATCTTCGTCATGGCGCTGCTTCTCCTGGGCGGGGGCATGAAGACCGTCATAGATAAATACCTGCTGACAGTACCGCCCCAGATCCTGTACTGGGTGAACATGATCTCTGCGATCCTCGACAACGCCACACTCACTGCAGCTGAGCTGAGCCCCTCGATGGATATAGTTCAGATCCAGGCTGTGCTGATGGGACTCCTGATATCCGGAGGCATGCTGATCCCCGGGAACATCCCGAACATCATATCGGCAGGCAAGCTCAACATCACGAGCAAGGAGTGGGCGAAGCTAGGCGTACCGCTCGGCCTGATACTGATGGTGCTCTACTTCATCTGGGTATTCTACATACCGTTCCACATAGAGTTCCATCTGTAA
- a CDS encoding metallophosphoesterase yields MKILLISDTHLDHIPESLLEILSGYDMILHAGDLVSMDVYTDLETLGETHAVAGNSDHPDVRRTLPERLRLDVEGMRVGLIHRPSHSPDSPGIALMAKEMDVDLLVFGHFHRPIFERDGRRVMVCPGSPTSPRLSPPSVAELLIEEGRASLRIVPVGRPMCSYLQFAETLYLNGSRDPPEG; encoded by the coding sequence ATGAAGATACTACTGATATCTGACACACATCTTGATCACATTCCGGAAAGCCTCCTGGAGATTTTGTCCGGATATGACATGATACTCCATGCGGGCGATCTCGTCAGCATGGATGTCTACACAGATCTTGAGACTCTTGGGGAGACGCACGCAGTGGCGGGGAACTCAGATCATCCGGATGTAAGGAGGACACTTCCAGAGCGTCTGAGGCTTGATGTTGAGGGGATGCGTGTGGGTCTCATCCACAGGCCATCCCACTCGCCCGATTCCCCCGGCATAGCCCTGATGGCCAAGGAGATGGATGTGGATCTCCTCGTCTTCGGCCACTTCCACAGGCCGATCTTCGAGCGCGATGGGCGGCGGGTGATGGTATGCCCCGGAAGCCCCACCTCCCCCAGGCTCTCTCCGCCGTCGGTGGCAGAGCTTCTTATCGAGGAGGGGCGGGCATCGCTCAGGATCGTCCCTGTGGGAAGGCCGATGTGCAGCTACCTCCAGTTTGCTGAGACGCTTTACCTGAACGGGTCGAGGGATCCACCAGAAGGATGA
- a CDS encoding sugar phosphate isomerase → MSSLFEIFREATLLQCGFLEKLLRLDMSEVAAFSESLASFLSDTERNKFVYGLAAGRSALSLYSFLQLLQNHFDNVFPCTLEDPVQRHFNPRKMNLGIAVSGSGETPSVNKYIEDVIGQKGEIKLITANRNGTAYRLVEDYENGTILVIEGRTKYSTDKERRSRLSPLGTEFELEVLAFLNALFKDIQARLDGHHDDRCPEYCSTIQDFEENGRLIAGMDQEHLERWFGRLFPRSGRYVIGGVGRSGLVARAFEMRFTHLNKISYWERDFNTPSFQIGDVYIPITGGGNTYEALEGARNAFRNGADVMPITANRESNLMALVREKGRLDDAVFIPVKKDYQSLFKGNRSTTSWLVSEFTKYRYPIFEINTSIFTNSVVAVGAEFLGIVEAGMRRLHV, encoded by the coding sequence ATGTCCAGCCTGTTCGAGATATTCAGGGAGGCAACACTGCTACAGTGCGGGTTTCTGGAGAAGCTGCTTCGCCTCGATATGTCTGAGGTCGCAGCCTTCTCAGAGTCGCTGGCATCTTTTCTCAGCGATACAGAGAGAAACAAGTTCGTCTACGGGCTCGCTGCGGGCAGAAGCGCGCTCTCGCTGTACAGCTTCCTTCAGCTCCTCCAGAACCACTTCGATAACGTCTTCCCGTGCACCCTGGAGGATCCCGTCCAGAGACACTTCAATCCGAGAAAGATGAATCTGGGGATAGCGGTCTCGGGCTCTGGAGAGACCCCGTCCGTGAACAAGTACATCGAGGATGTCATAGGGCAGAAGGGAGAGATCAAGCTGATCACAGCCAACAGGAACGGCACCGCATACAGGCTCGTGGAGGATTACGAGAACGGCACCATACTCGTGATAGAGGGGAGGACGAAGTACAGCACCGACAAGGAGAGGCGCTCCCGGCTATCGCCACTGGGCACCGAGTTCGAGCTCGAGGTCCTGGCGTTCCTCAATGCTCTCTTCAAAGATATACAGGCCAGGCTGGATGGTCACCATGATGATAGATGTCCCGAGTACTGCTCCACAATACAGGACTTCGAGGAGAACGGAAGGCTCATAGCCGGTATGGACCAGGAGCATCTGGAGAGATGGTTCGGCAGGCTCTTTCCCAGATCGGGACGTTATGTCATCGGCGGAGTCGGAAGATCCGGGCTCGTCGCAAGGGCATTCGAGATGAGGTTCACGCATCTGAACAAGATAAGCTACTGGGAGCGGGACTTCAACACGCCGAGCTTCCAGATAGGGGATGTGTACATACCAATAACGGGAGGAGGCAACACCTACGAGGCGCTTGAGGGCGCCAGGAACGCCTTCAGGAACGGCGCGGACGTTATGCCGATCACGGCGAACAGGGAGTCGAACCTGATGGCGCTTGTGAGGGAGAAGGGCAGGCTCGATGATGCTGTTTTCATACCCGTGAAGAAGGACTACCAGAGCCTTTTTAAGGGCAATAGAAGCACCACAAGCTGGCTTGTATCCGAGTTCACGAAGTACAGATACCCGATATTCGAGATAAACACATCCATATTCACGAACAGCGTCGTCGCAGTCGGCGCCGAGTTCCTGGGCATAGTCGAGGCCGGGATGCGCAGGCTTCATGTGTAA
- a CDS encoding formate--phosphoribosylaminoimidazolecarboxamide ligase encodes MISKEEILEILKGYDLKNITIATVCSHSSLQIFHGAKQEGFRTLGICIGPPPRFYDAFPLAKPDAFLSLDSYKGMLDESDRLIDENAIIIPHGSMVEYLGIQNFEALPVPTFGNRRCLAWESDREMEREWLLRAGVNVPMRFESAELIDRPVIVKYHGAKGGKGFFIAKNKEEFQSKIQRGQKYTIQEFILGTRYYIHFFYSPIREKGYRLRRGTLDMLGIDRRVESNADEIFRIGSVNELEAAGIYPSFVVTGNLPLVLRESLLPKVFDLGERVVETSIELFGGMIGPFSLETIVTDDLDFKVFEISARIVAGTNLFISGSPYSDLIEKGLSTGRRIAQEIALARSMGALGEVIS; translated from the coding sequence ATGATTTCGAAAGAGGAGATCTTGGAGATACTGAAAGGGTATGATCTGAAGAACATCACCATAGCCACGGTCTGCTCACACAGCAGCCTCCAGATATTTCACGGCGCGAAACAGGAGGGCTTCCGGACGCTCGGCATATGCATAGGGCCGCCTCCGAGGTTCTATGATGCCTTCCCGCTTGCAAAGCCGGATGCGTTTCTGTCGCTGGACAGTTATAAGGGCATGCTGGATGAGAGCGACCGTCTGATCGATGAGAACGCCATAATAATACCACACGGCTCGATGGTCGAGTATCTCGGCATCCAGAACTTCGAGGCACTGCCCGTCCCGACATTCGGGAATCGAAGGTGCCTCGCCTGGGAGAGCGACCGCGAGATGGAGCGGGAGTGGCTCCTGAGGGCGGGTGTGAACGTCCCCATGAGGTTCGAGAGCGCAGAGCTGATAGACAGGCCTGTCATAGTCAAGTACCACGGCGCAAAGGGCGGGAAGGGCTTCTTCATAGCCAAGAACAAGGAGGAGTTCCAGTCGAAGATCCAGAGGGGACAGAAATACACAATACAGGAGTTCATCCTGGGAACGAGGTACTACATCCACTTCTTCTACTCCCCAATAAGGGAGAAGGGCTACCGTCTGCGGAGAGGGACGCTCGACATGCTCGGGATCGACAGGCGCGTGGAATCCAACGCTGATGAGATCTTCAGGATAGGATCCGTGAACGAGCTCGAGGCCGCGGGGATATACCCGAGCTTTGTGGTGACAGGAAATCTGCCGCTTGTTCTTAGGGAGTCGCTTCTTCCGAAGGTCTTCGATCTGGGAGAGAGGGTCGTCGAGACGTCGATAGAGCTCTTCGGCGGCATGATAGGTCCTTTCAGCCTCGAGACGATAGTAACGGATGACCTGGACTTCAAGGTCTTCGAGATATCTGCAAGAATCGTCGCCGGCACGAACCTCTTCATAAGCGGCTCGCCGTATTCCGATCTAATAGAGAAAGGCCTATCCACAGGAAGGAGAATCGCCCAGGAGATCGCGCTCGCGAGAAGCATGGGGGCGCTGGGAGAGGTCATAAGCTGA
- a CDS encoding C25 family cysteine peptidase yields the protein MRAICIAAILVLLVSQAGAVFERGAKSDFDEMILVGGQDWHAVVASVPLSTWSEDNTTVVKPMLILPREVKTGRRLGWVEGTDLERYGMDAILQSMTSGNVSAMIIHGSGEDVKTLVKTAQKQGIRAYMTVSLEPEKDEEKWTTTTPVEANDSTLAGMIRDAFRGVELRKSVEEGNDTEIGGYSLDANGNRGSLLCPVNPNVREDLYARIEEIIDDYKVDGVVLYRFGFEGADYCFCDVCKEEFYRDTGLDLTRIRSSGYNYQKWLSWREQKVLEIAREARNITRNLGPVELGVAIDEPFDKSKGYNLYDLSNISDFVVVSSVPVQDAELAARVTDTPIYVRLSDDYVEYMLSTQNVEGALNYIESLVRAACDGIVFEYNVVYTPLWSELEPPSRAAQWLIKELGMRTLGIGDVSWACNDTLRYNSSEELAVLVSSRWSSSPGAVLVGDNYTAGIQAATIASYLNWPVLFFTSNISNTTLSEIERLGCSDVIITGDAPSAVVKRLEEINVTVHRGDLDLLLNEMKARNDSVRSIVLTNSHDISLIPPKPESRIKRAIVRDLWVTVEMTPASIPSEEAGEVVRMNITLKNTGTEPLEGISLVDMFANGRYVRMPIYYKGKLAITDPISKEPSDPAGAFFNGSILTWDLEKLEPDESVSLNLEVVVLHPLDAGWVQPLDRGMTVRYTGLEDNVTVKTENDGPVSEITYPGEMPVGTAIVTWNVTEPHTYTALRLFSPHGLIGHVRFSASSRGYRAVLPMPEPGRWLFNIEVGGGTEYRTKNMSIEVKSTLPPNNVTAFSHTKIPKLSLASMQVAAAKHAIVMDVVRDPQYVDPKDVEEWLRESVEEMELKPEYLLVVGDPGALPFPTTGVKQEFEGDPFSYDVYRDYRIDMDDDNYTEVSTGRFIGLSVYDVSQMVARTLSYGRLQGNWKNTSLVVATPVEWPWSPVPIRIKEYLADAGLNSRDLRWEEATFQRVSAFLNNGVGIVHFDHHGSEKGWALSSWAMTDSFLDETQVKQFILAPQFTTSNSCLSSRLKGFTINVSGTEMYIPMRLDDSIALAFVRAGAVGYVGSSALVWIYVSEDYNKRFYQALVFENATAGEALSRAENLYIMKMKGAEKISFERIEEMLPPWEYSMKEMMNQTASSFMLFGDPEFRPYLPKVPELPYRVDAVAGNDTVSVSVSPISEQATDWLYWLGVDSTDGEVSLNAPPAIVAEVLLPRDAEDVVVKEGSRVIWHTEDVSGEHKRVMWPLINPRLGDTRSFSVEYRVIPEEVQIINITAGWNAVSIYVKPKDPRVEKYIKGKPYRGIFTVSDDAWSYSLKDSAITNITALEPGMGYIIDSYDDFTIKISGKPVERPYRLKLRPGWNLIGLPVNESLAPMNITVNTEHRRYSFSEAVEKGLISAFMWKYEDDDWKPLKMDEQMEPGRAYLMEVTKECRLEFR from the coding sequence ATGCGCGCCATATGTATAGCAGCAATTCTAGTGCTCCTGGTATCCCAGGCAGGCGCCGTGTTCGAGAGGGGGGCGAAATCAGATTTCGATGAGATGATACTCGTCGGAGGACAGGACTGGCATGCTGTTGTGGCATCCGTGCCGCTCTCGACATGGAGTGAGGATAACACCACAGTGGTGAAGCCGATGCTGATACTCCCGAGGGAGGTGAAGACCGGAAGGCGCCTCGGCTGGGTGGAGGGCACGGATCTCGAGAGGTACGGCATGGATGCGATCCTGCAGTCCATGACCTCGGGCAACGTCTCCGCGATGATAATCCACGGCTCAGGCGAGGACGTCAAGACCCTTGTCAAAACAGCTCAGAAGCAGGGAATCAGGGCGTACATGACCGTATCCCTGGAGCCGGAAAAAGATGAGGAGAAGTGGACGACGACCACACCGGTGGAGGCGAACGACTCGACCCTGGCCGGAATGATCCGCGATGCATTCAGAGGTGTCGAGCTCAGGAAGAGCGTGGAGGAGGGGAACGATACAGAGATCGGGGGATACTCTCTGGACGCAAACGGAAACCGTGGATCTCTCCTGTGTCCTGTGAATCCCAATGTCAGAGAGGATCTCTACGCCAGGATCGAGGAGATCATAGATGATTACAAGGTTGATGGCGTTGTGCTCTACAGGTTCGGCTTCGAGGGAGCAGACTACTGCTTCTGCGATGTCTGCAAGGAGGAGTTCTACAGAGATACAGGGCTGGACCTGACGAGGATAAGGTCCTCGGGATACAACTATCAGAAGTGGCTCTCTTGGAGGGAGCAGAAGGTCCTGGAGATCGCCCGAGAGGCGCGGAACATAACCAGAAATCTGGGACCGGTCGAGCTCGGTGTCGCCATAGACGAACCTTTTGACAAATCGAAGGGCTACAATCTCTATGATCTCTCCAATATCTCAGACTTCGTCGTCGTGTCCTCGGTGCCGGTGCAGGATGCGGAGCTTGCCGCAAGGGTGACTGATACACCGATATATGTGAGGCTCAGCGATGATTACGTCGAGTACATGCTCTCCACGCAGAACGTCGAGGGTGCGTTGAACTACATCGAGAGTCTGGTAAGAGCGGCATGCGATGGTATTGTGTTCGAGTACAACGTCGTTTACACGCCACTCTGGTCGGAGCTCGAGCCGCCCTCGAGGGCCGCGCAGTGGTTGATAAAAGAGCTCGGCATGAGGACGCTTGGCATCGGAGATGTCTCATGGGCATGCAATGATACCTTGAGATACAACAGCAGCGAGGAGCTCGCAGTGCTTGTGAGCAGCCGGTGGAGTTCATCTCCAGGAGCGGTTCTGGTCGGGGATAACTACACAGCTGGGATCCAGGCAGCGACAATAGCCTCTTACCTGAACTGGCCTGTTCTCTTCTTCACCTCCAACATATCGAACACCACGCTCTCGGAGATCGAGAGGCTGGGATGCAGTGATGTGATCATCACAGGAGATGCGCCATCTGCTGTGGTCAAGAGGTTGGAGGAGATAAACGTCACAGTCCACAGAGGCGATCTGGATCTCCTGCTGAACGAGATGAAGGCGCGCAACGATTCTGTCAGATCCATAGTGCTGACAAACAGCCATGACATATCCCTGATACCCCCAAAGCCGGAGAGCAGAATAAAGCGAGCCATCGTCAGGGATCTCTGGGTCACTGTTGAGATGACGCCCGCGAGCATACCCTCCGAGGAGGCCGGTGAGGTTGTGAGGATGAACATAACGCTCAAGAACACCGGCACGGAGCCCCTGGAGGGGATCAGCCTCGTCGACATGTTCGCTAACGGTCGTTATGTGAGAATGCCGATATACTACAAAGGAAAGCTCGCGATAACCGATCCGATATCCAAAGAGCCATCTGATCCGGCAGGCGCATTCTTCAACGGCTCGATACTCACATGGGACCTGGAGAAGCTTGAGCCAGACGAGTCGGTATCCCTGAATCTGGAGGTGGTGGTGTTACACCCGCTGGATGCCGGCTGGGTGCAGCCTCTCGACAGGGGCATGACCGTCAGGTACACCGGCCTGGAGGATAACGTCACGGTGAAGACCGAGAACGATGGGCCGGTCTCTGAGATCACGTATCCGGGAGAGATGCCCGTTGGGACCGCGATAGTCACATGGAACGTCACCGAGCCGCACACCTACACAGCCCTCCGGCTCTTCAGCCCGCACGGTCTTATCGGCCACGTCCGGTTCAGTGCCAGCTCCAGAGGATACCGCGCGGTGCTTCCGATGCCCGAGCCTGGAAGGTGGCTATTCAACATCGAGGTTGGAGGCGGCACAGAGTACCGGACGAAGAACATGAGCATAGAGGTGAAGTCCACGCTGCCGCCGAACAACGTGACGGCTTTCAGCCACACAAAGATACCGAAGCTGTCGCTGGCATCGATGCAGGTCGCAGCTGCAAAGCATGCCATTGTGATGGATGTGGTCAGGGACCCGCAGTACGTGGATCCGAAGGATGTGGAGGAGTGGCTGCGCGAGAGCGTGGAGGAGATGGAGCTAAAGCCGGAGTACCTCCTTGTGGTTGGAGACCCCGGAGCACTTCCGTTCCCGACCACCGGCGTGAAGCAGGAGTTCGAGGGGGATCCCTTCTCCTATGATGTTTACAGGGACTACAGGATAGACATGGACGATGACAACTACACAGAGGTATCTACAGGTAGGTTCATAGGTCTCAGCGTTTACGACGTCTCGCAGATGGTCGCCAGGACGCTGAGCTACGGGAGGCTTCAGGGCAACTGGAAGAACACATCGCTCGTAGTGGCCACGCCTGTGGAGTGGCCGTGGAGCCCTGTACCGATAAGGATAAAGGAGTATCTTGCAGATGCCGGCCTCAACTCAAGGGACCTGCGATGGGAGGAGGCGACCTTCCAGAGGGTCTCGGCGTTCCTGAATAATGGTGTGGGCATAGTCCACTTCGATCACCATGGCTCTGAGAAAGGCTGGGCCCTCTCGAGCTGGGCCATGACAGACTCGTTCCTCGATGAGACCCAGGTCAAGCAGTTCATTCTCGCTCCGCAGTTCACGACGAGCAACTCCTGTCTGAGCTCACGCCTGAAGGGGTTCACGATCAACGTGAGCGGCACCGAGATGTACATACCCATGAGGCTCGACGACTCGATAGCCCTCGCGTTCGTCAGGGCTGGCGCAGTGGGCTATGTGGGCTCATCCGCGCTTGTGTGGATATACGTCTCAGAGGACTACAACAAGCGCTTCTACCAGGCGCTGGTATTCGAGAATGCAACCGCCGGAGAGGCGCTGAGCCGGGCTGAGAACCTGTACATCATGAAGATGAAGGGTGCGGAGAAGATATCCTTCGAGAGGATAGAGGAGATGCTGCCACCCTGGGAGTACTCGATGAAGGAGATGATGAACCAGACCGCGAGCAGCTTCATGCTCTTCGGCGATCCTGAGTTCAGGCCGTATCTTCCAAAAGTGCCGGAGCTTCCGTACAGGGTAGATGCGGTGGCGGGCAACGATACCGTTTCGGTCTCCGTCTCCCCGATCTCAGAGCAGGCCACGGACTGGCTCTACTGGCTCGGCGTGGACAGCACCGACGGGGAGGTCAGCCTCAACGCGCCCCCTGCGATCGTAGCGGAGGTGCTGCTTCCAAGGGATGCAGAGGATGTTGTTGTTAAGGAGGGTTCAAGGGTCATATGGCATACGGAGGATGTCTCAGGAGAGCACAAGCGTGTGATGTGGCCCCTCATCAATCCACGCCTCGGAGATACGCGAAGCTTCTCAGTGGAATACCGCGTAATCCCCGAGGAGGTCCAGATCATAAACATCACAGCCGGCTGGAACGCGGTCTCCATCTACGTCAAGCCAAAGGATCCGCGCGTGGAGAAGTACATCAAGGGCAAGCCGTACCGCGGTATATTCACGGTGTCTGATGACGCGTGGAGCTACTCGCTGAAGGACTCGGCGATTACGAACATAACGGCCCTCGAGCCCGGAATGGGCTACATAATCGACAGCTACGATGATTTCACCATTAAGATATCCGGTAAGCCTGTTGAGCGACCTTACAGGCTCAAGCTGAGACCCGGCTGGAACCTGATAGGGCTGCCTGTGAACGAATCGCTGGCTCCCATGAACATCACCGTCAACACAGAGCACCGGCGGTACAGCTTCTCCGAGGCTGTCGAGAAGGGACTCATCTCAGCATTCATGTGGAAGTATGAGGATGACGACTGGAAGCCGCTGAAGATGGATGAGCAGATGGAGCCGGGGAGGGCGTACCTGATGGAGGTCACGAAGGAGTGCAGGCTGGAGTTCAGGTGA
- a CDS encoding 50S ribosomal protein L16: protein MARKPGSMYRRIERPYTRREYIGGVPGSKVVHYDMGNLTEDFPVKLSLVVREPCQIRHTALEAARVAANRYLLKTLGRNDFHLKLRVYPHHVIRENKQATGAGADRVSSGMRRAFGKPVGTAAQVYPGQRIFTLGVHPEHIEEAKTALRRAGHKLPSPVQIIVGS from the coding sequence TTGGCGCGAAAACCTGGAAGCATGTACAGAAGGATCGAGCGGCCTTACACGCGCAGGGAGTACATCGGAGGCGTCCCTGGGAGCAAGGTCGTTCACTACGACATGGGGAATCTCACGGAGGACTTTCCCGTGAAGCTCTCTCTTGTAGTTAGAGAGCCATGTCAGATAAGACACACTGCACTTGAGGCAGCAAGGGTTGCTGCAAACCGTTATCTCCTTAAAACACTGGGCAGGAACGATTTCCATCTCAAGCTAAGGGTCTACCCGCACCATGTCATAAGGGAGAACAAGCAGGCGACAGGCGCAGGCGCGGACCGCGTCTCCAGCGGCATGCGTCGCGCATTCGGGAAGCCTGTCGGCACAGCGGCCCAGGTCTACCCTGGACAGCGGATATTCACGCTGGGTGTGCACCCGGAGCATATCGAGGAGGCCAAGACGGCTCTGCGAAGGGCAGGTCACAAGCTGCCCTCGCCGGTCCAGATCATCGTAGGCTCCTGA
- a CDS encoding translation initiation factor IF-2 subunit beta, which produces MEDYLAGLERAMRSMPATKGTKERFQIPMPKIFYEGKTTVLDNFASIADALNRDPDHLMKFLLQELGTAGKIEGHRGVFQGKFTEQAIQNQIEAYVDEYVICTECKLPDTHLIKSDRVLMLKCDACGAHRPVKKRKAKAVVAKDVIEEGETYELRIESVGSKGDGIAKVDKYLIFVPNTSKGEIVKAKVKKISGTLAFAEIVERKGKA; this is translated from the coding sequence TTGGAGGACTATCTAGCGGGACTCGAGCGGGCGATGAGGTCCATGCCCGCCACCAAGGGCACAAAGGAGAGGTTCCAGATCCCTATGCCCAAGATATTCTACGAGGGCAAGACCACTGTGCTTGACAACTTCGCATCAATAGCTGACGCTCTTAACAGGGATCCGGATCACCTGATGAAGTTCCTTCTCCAGGAGCTGGGCACCGCGGGGAAGATCGAAGGGCATCGCGGAGTATTTCAGGGGAAGTTCACAGAGCAGGCGATCCAGAACCAGATCGAGGCCTATGTGGATGAGTATGTGATATGCACAGAGTGCAAGCTCCCTGATACGCATCTCATAAAGAGCGATCGCGTTCTTATGCTGAAGTGCGACGCGTGCGGAGCCCACAGGCCGGTAAAGAAGAGGAAGGCCAAGGCGGTCGTGGCGAAGGATGTCATAGAGGAGGGCGAGACCTACGAGCTCAGGATCGAGTCCGTGGGAAGCAAGGGTGACGGCATAGCAAAGGTGGACAAGTACCTGATCTTTGTGCCGAACACATCGAAGGGCGAGATCGTCAAGGCCAAGGTCAAGAAGATAAGCGGGACGCTTGCTTTTGCGGAGATCGTTGAGCGGAAGGGCAAGGCATGA
- the gatC gene encoding Asp-tRNA(Asn)/Glu-tRNA(Gln) amidotransferase subunit GatC, translated as MITIKDVEHISWLASIRISEEEKEELVAQFNTILEYFQQMDEVDTEGVEPTYRVVDLANVFRDDVSRDSLSQEEALRNAPRREDGYFRSPRIV; from the coding sequence ATGATCACCATCAAGGATGTCGAGCACATAAGCTGGCTTGCCAGCATCAGGATCTCCGAGGAGGAGAAGGAGGAGCTTGTCGCGCAGTTCAACACGATCCTGGAGTACTTCCAGCAGATGGATGAGGTGGATACAGAGGGTGTCGAGCCGACATACAGGGTTGTGGACCTGGCAAACGTCTTCAGGGATGATGTGTCAAGGGACTCGCTCTCACAGGAGGAGGCTCTGAGAAACGCGCCGAGAAGGGAAGATGGATACTTCAGAAGCCCGAGGATAGTGTGA